The DNA region GCTTTGTTCTGCCAGCACACCTACGTTACGGCCTTTGGCACTTACTATTCCCGCGGTTACGGTTGAAGTCAGGTTAAATGGATTTCCAACTGCCAGTACCCATTCCCCTATTTTTATAATGTCTGAATTTCCATAAATTATAGGAGTCACTTCACCGCTTTCAATTTTCAGAAGACTCAAATCTGTTTCGGGATCTATGCCTATTACCTTTGCATTATAACTTCTTTTATCATTCAGTACAATTTCAATTCTATCTGCACCTTCAATCACGTGATTATTACTCACAATATAGCCTTCCCCTGAAATAATAACCCCTGATGCTGATGCAATAGGATACTCCTGTGGTTTCTGCTCCTTATCCTTACTTTGATCTCCCTGAGGAGTTTCTGCCTGACCACCATATAATTCTTCCAATAAATCCTGAAGTGGATTTTCAAGAGAAGCAGAACCTTGAGGTGAATTTGAATATGTCTGAATAAAAACCACAGCAGGCCTTGATCTCTCTGCCGCCAAGGTGAAATTCATCCGCTCCGGAACAACAATATTTGTGTCTTTTGGAGCAGGGGCCTGAAGACCTGCATATATAAAATGATTCACTCCTGTGAAGGATAGAACCAGAGCCATCATTAATTTCGTCCAACTTCTCATACGCGTCTATCTTTTGGCAAAGACAGCTATACTGATGTCATTGCATGTTTATTTATTCAACTGAGCTCGAAGAACAATAGTTATTCAATTATATTTTAAGAGGATTTAAAAGGGAAAAATTAAGGCTTAAGAACAGGTGGGTAAAATGCAGGAAAAAATGTAGTAATAAAATTATAAAAAATAAAGAATATTAGATGCCAATGCCTGAAGCAATGGCATCTATAAAGCCGGATTAACCTTTTACAGAGCTAAATCTTGAGAATACTCCTAAAGGCAATTTCTTTTTAAACCCATCCTGAAGGAATAACTCCCCTATTTCCAGATTTTTTCTATCGCCAAAAAGTTGTTTGGTAAATGTCTCAAGGATAAGCGCCGAAAATCCTATTGAATAAAGATTGATGATAAAGAAATAATTCTCATTATCCAGCAGATCTGCGCAGTACTTTAACATTTGATTCAGATGTTCCTCGATAATCCACTTCTCTCCTGTAGGGCCTCTTCCATAAGCAGGTGGGTCAAGAATAATGCCCTGATATTTATTTCCCCTTTTCACTTCTCTTTGTACAAACTTCATTGCATCCTCTACAACCCAACGAATATCAGCCAGTTGAGATGCTTCCATATTTTCTCTTGACCAGGTAATCACCTGCTTTACAGAATCAACATGCGTTACATCTGCTCCGGCAGCTTTCGCTGCAATAGAAGCTCCTCCGGTATAAGCAAAAAGATTCAGGACTTTTGGCTTTCCTGACATAGCTTTTACAGTATCATAAATATAATCCCAATTAGATGCCTGTTCAGGAAAAATTCCAACATGCTTAAAGCTTGAAAGACCCAGTCTGAACTTCAACTCCATTCCTTTGTAAGAATATGGCATTAACCATTGCTCTTTCATTCCTTTCTTCAGCACCCACTCTCCTCTTTCACTATCAAAGTTTTTATTGCCTTCTTCTTTTTTCTTAACGAAAGCAGCATTGTTCAATTTGTTCCATTCATCTTCCCTCATGGAAGGATCCCAAACAGCCTGAGGTTCTGGTCGGGAAAGAATGAATTCACCGAACTTCTCCAGTTTTTTATAATTTCCCGAGTCTATCAGTTCATAGCTTTTCCAGTGTTCGGGAGTAAGTAATTTCATTATGTTTATGGAGGTTTTAGGAATTATTCGGAATCTCTGTTCTATTAAAAACATAAAGTGTAAGCACCTTTCGATACTTACACTTTTAATAAATATAATTTTGCAATTATGCTTCGATCCAGGATTTTACCTCATCGATTGTTGGAGCTTTGATTTCAAGCTTCATTTTTTTTCTCATTCCGCAAAGGTCATTGAACAACTTATTGGCGTTTGCGGATTTTAATTGTTCAATGTTATTTATTCCGGCTTTCTGCATCAATGGAATCCATTCTTTCTGAATTCCTCTGGCAAGATATTCAGCATCAGATGCCTGCTGCATCTGCTTTTCAGGTTTCATCTGAGGGAAGAAGATAACATCCTGAATAGAATTTGAATTGGTCATGATCATTGCAAGACGATCTATACCAATACCAAGACCTGCTGTTGGAGGCATACCATATTCAAGAGATCTTAAGAAGTCCTCATCAAGAACCATAGCCTCTGTATCTCCTCTTTTCCCTAACTCCAGCTGCTCTTCAAATCTGGCTCTCTGATCCACAGGATCATTTAATTCCGAGAATGAGTTGCAGATTTCTTTTCCATTACAGATAGCTTCAAAACGTTCTACCAGACCTTCTTTCGTTCTGTGTCTTTTTGCCAGTGGTGACATTTCTACGGGGTAATCCATGATAAATGTAGGCTGGATCAGATTCGGTTCGCACTTCGCTCCGAATATCTCATCTATCAGCTTTCCTTTGCCCATTGAATCATCCACATCTATGTTAAGGCTTTTCGCAACATTTCTAAGTTCATCCTCATCCATGTTATCAATAGTGATACCTGTGAAATGCTTGATTGCTTCAAACATAGTAAAACGTTTCCAAGGTCTCTGGAAGCTGATCACGTTGTTACCAACCTTCACCTCAGTAGTACCATGAAGTTTCAAAGCAATTTTCTCAACCATTTCCTCTACCAGGTCAGCCATCCAGTTATAGTCTTTATAAGCAACATACAACTCTATCTGGGTAAACTCAGGATTGTGGAAACGAGACATGCCTTCGTTTCTGAAATCTTTTGAAAATTCATAAACACCATCGAAACCGCCAACGATAAGCCTTTTCAGGTATAGCTCATTTGCGATTCTAAGGTAAAGAGTCATATCAAGAGTATTATGATGCGTCTTAAACGGCCTAGCTGCTGCACCTCCATAAAGAGGTTGCAGAATTGGTGTTTCGACTTCAAGATAACCTTTGTTATTAAGGTAATCTCTCATCGTATTTACAAGAGCAGTTCTCTTAATAAAAGTATCCTTTACATCCGGATTTACGATAAGATCCACATATCTCTGACGGTATCTCTGCTCAGGATCTGAAAATGCATCAAATACTTTTTTATTACCTTGCTCATCTTCCGCTTCTTTTACGATAGGAAGAGGTTTTAAGGCTTTCGTAAGCAATGTAAGGCTGGTAACATGAATAGAAATTTCTCCGGTCTGGGTGGTAAATACATATCCTGTAACACCGATGAAATCTCCTATACCCAGAAGCTTTTTAAAGAATGTATTGTAATATGTTTTATCCTCTTCAGGACAAAGATCATCTCTTCTTACATATAACTGAATTCTGCCGGAACTATCCTGAAGCTCTACAAAAGACGCATTTCCCATGATCCTTCTGCTCATGATCCTTCCTGCAATGGAAACATTCTTATAATCGGTCTTTCGCTGTTCGTAATGCTGATGGATGTCTTTTGCTGATACATTTACATGAAAAGTCTCTGATGGATAAGGATTTATCCCCATTTTCATCAAAGTTTCCCTTTCTTCTCTTCTAATTAGTTCCTGTTCACTTAATTGCATAATATTATTCCAATGAGAGGGCAAATCT from Sporocytophaga myxococcoides includes:
- a CDS encoding class I SAM-dependent methyltransferase, with the protein product MKLLTPEHWKSYELIDSGNYKKLEKFGEFILSRPEPQAVWDPSMREDEWNKLNNAAFVKKKEEGNKNFDSERGEWVLKKGMKEQWLMPYSYKGMELKFRLGLSSFKHVGIFPEQASNWDYIYDTVKAMSGKPKVLNLFAYTGGASIAAKAAGADVTHVDSVKQVITWSRENMEASQLADIRWVVEDAMKFVQREVKRGNKYQGIILDPPAYGRGPTGEKWIIEEHLNQMLKYCADLLDNENYFFIINLYSIGFSALILETFTKQLFGDRKNLEIGELFLQDGFKKKLPLGVFSRFSSVKG
- the lysS gene encoding lysine--tRNA ligase, coding for MQLSEQELIRREERETLMKMGINPYPSETFHVNVSAKDIHQHYEQRKTDYKNVSIAGRIMSRRIMGNASFVELQDSSGRIQLYVRRDDLCPEEDKTYYNTFFKKLLGIGDFIGVTGYVFTTQTGEISIHVTSLTLLTKALKPLPIVKEAEDEQGNKKVFDAFSDPEQRYRQRYVDLIVNPDVKDTFIKRTALVNTMRDYLNNKGYLEVETPILQPLYGGAAARPFKTHHNTLDMTLYLRIANELYLKRLIVGGFDGVYEFSKDFRNEGMSRFHNPEFTQIELYVAYKDYNWMADLVEEMVEKIALKLHGTTEVKVGNNVISFQRPWKRFTMFEAIKHFTGITIDNMDEDELRNVAKSLNIDVDDSMGKGKLIDEIFGAKCEPNLIQPTFIMDYPVEMSPLAKRHRTKEGLVERFEAICNGKEICNSFSELNDPVDQRARFEEQLELGKRGDTEAMVLDEDFLRSLEYGMPPTAGLGIGIDRLAMIMTNSNSIQDVIFFPQMKPEKQMQQASDAEYLARGIQKEWIPLMQKAGINNIEQLKSANANKLFNDLCGMRKKMKLEIKAPTIDEVKSWIEA